One genomic segment of Gossypium arboreum isolate Shixiya-1 chromosome 3, ASM2569848v2, whole genome shotgun sequence includes these proteins:
- the LOC108475411 gene encoding BTB/POZ and MATH domain-containing protein 2-like: MGTISFHRELPKPSTSSSPTSSSTSSTSRTETVNGSHEFKIKGYSLAKGMGVGKYMASDTFMVGGYEWAIYFYPDGKSAEDNATYVSLFIALASEGTDVRALFELTLLDQSGKDHHKVHSHFGRMLESGPYTLKYRGSMWGYKRFFKRTLLETSDYLKDDCLSIRCCVGVVKSHTEGPKIYSITAPPSDIGQHFGKLLESGKGADVKFEVDGEIFDAHKLILAARSPVFRAQLFGPLKDQNTQSIRVEDMEAPVFKALLHFIYWDALPDMEELMGSTSKWASTLVAQHLLAAADRYALERMRLLCEAKLCEGVTINTVATTLALAEQHNCLHLKGVCLKFIALPENLKAVMQTDGFEYLKESCPGVLAELLQYVAKIGEHSVISCGYRKEGSLDGSDVNGRRVKPRLQ, encoded by the exons ATGGGCACAATTAGCTTTCACAGAGAACTTCCTAAACCCTCTACTTCTTCTTCCCCTACTTCTTCTTCAACCTCATCTACGTCTCGGACTGAGACGGTGAATGGGTCCCATGAGTTCAAGATCAAGGGCTATTCCCTTGCCAAAGGCATGGGAGTGGGTAAATACATGGCTTCCGATACGTTTATGGTGGGGGGCTATGAGTGGGCCATTTATTTTTACCCGGATGGAAAGAGCGCTGAAGATAATGCTACCTACGTTTCTCTTTTTATTGCTTTGGCAAGTGAAGGAACGGATGTAAGAGCGCTCTTTGAGTTGACCCTTTTGGACCAGAGTGGGAAAGATCATCACAAGGTGCATAGCCATTTTGGGAGGATGCTTGAGAGCGGGCCTTATACACTTAAGTATCGTGGGAGCATGTG GGGTTATAAACGCTTTTTCAAAAGAACTCTTCTAGAGACGTCAGACTACCTTAAAGATGATTGCCTTTCAATTCGCTGTTGTGTTGGTGTAGTTAAGTCCCATACAGAGGGACCTAAAATTTATTCTATTACAGCTCCACCTTCTGATATTGGTCAGCATTTTGGGAAGCTACTAGAAAGTGGGAAGGGAGCTGATGTGAAATTTGAAGTTGATGGGGAAATATTTGATGCCCACAAGTTGATCCTCGCTGCCCGCTCACCTGTATTCAGGGCACAACTTTTTGGTCCATTGAAGGACCAGAACACGCAGTCCATTAGAGTAGAAGATATGGAAGCTCCTGTGTTCAAG GCGTTGCTCCATTTCATTTACTGGGATGCCTTACCAGACATGGAAGAGCTCATGGGTTCAACTTCTAAATGGGCTTCTACGCTTGTAGCTCAGCATCTGCTTGCCGCTGCTGACCGTTATGCGCTTGAGAGGATGAGATTGCTTTGTGAGGCTAAACTTTGTGAGGGTGTTACAATAAACACAGTTGCAACTACATTAGCCTTGGCAGAACAGCACAACTGTTTGCATTTGAAAGGTGTATGCTTAAAATTCATTGCATTGCCAGAGAATTTAAAAG CTGTGATGCAAACAGATGGATTCGAGTATTTGAAGGAAAGCTGCCCGGGTGTTCTTGCTGAACTGCTGCAATATGTTGCGAAAATCGGGGAGCATTCTGTTATTTCTTGTGGATATCGGAAAGAAGGATCGTTGGATGGTTCTGATGTTAACGGTCGGCGTGTCAAACCAAGGCTTCAGTGA
- the LOC108475408 gene encoding mitogen-activated protein kinase 15 isoform X1, with amino-acid sequence MQPDQRRKSAADVDFFTEYGEGSRYRIEEVIGKGSYGVVCSAYDTHTGEKVAIKKINDIFEHVSDATRILREIKLLRLLRHPDIVEIKHILLPPSRREFKDIYVVFELMESDLHQVIKANDDLTPEHYQFFLYQLLRGLKYIHTANVFHRDLKPKNILANADCKLKICDFGLARVAFNDTPTAIFWTDYVATRWYRAPELCGSFFSKYTPAIDIWSIGCIFAELLTGKPLFPGKNVVHQLDLMTDLLGTPSAEAIARVRNEKARRYLSSMRKKKPIPLSHKFPNADPLAVRLLERMLAFEPKDRPSAEEALADPYFKGLAKVEREPSSQPVTKMEFEFERRRITKEDVRELIYREILEYHPKMLKEYLEGSEPTGFMYPSAVDHFKKQFAFLEEHYGNGTTAAPLERQHASLPRPCVLYSDNSVQNSTDVTDNLSKCSIKEAEKPQTERSFPIPMSRLPPQVPQSIQAGAARPGKVVGSVLRYNNCGAVAAGEALEQRRMARNPSVPTQYTATNCSYPRRNPVCKDDEENELQPKPQYMARKVAAAQGGSRSQWY; translated from the exons ATGCAGCCTGATCAGAGAAGAAAG TCAGCTGCGGATGTAGATTTTTTCACTGAATATGGTGAGGGAAGCAGGTATAGAATAGAGGAAGTAATTGGAAAAGGAAGCTATGGTGTTGTTTGTTCAGCGTATGACACGCATACTGGAGAAAAGGTTGCAATTAAGAAAATCAATGATATATTTGAACATGTATCTGACGCCACCCGAATCCTCAGAGAGATTAAACTTCTCAGGCTCCTACGTCATCCAGACATTGTTGAGATCAAGCACATATTGTTGCCTCCTTCAAGAAGGGAATTTAAAGATATATATGTGGTATTTGAACTTATGGAATCTGATTTACACCAGGTTATCAAAGCAAATGATGATTTGACCCCAGAACACTACCAATTTTTTCTTTATCAGCTTCTTCGGGGCCTGAAATACATTCACACAG CTAATGTTTTTCATCGGGATCTAAAGCCCAAAAATATCTTAGCCAATGCTGATTGCAAACTGAAGATCTGTGATTTTGGACTTGCAAGAGTAGCTTTTAATGACACCCCCACTGCAATATTCTGGACG GACTATGTTGCAACAAGATGGTACAGGGCTCCGGAATTGTGTGGATCCTTTTTCTCCAAG TATACCCCAGCAATAGATATATGGAGCATTGGGTGCATCTTTGCTGAACTTCTAACAGGGAAACCTCTGTTTCCTGGAAAAAATGTTGTCCATCAATTGGATCTGATGACTGATCTTTTGGGAACACCATCTGCTGAAGCCATTGCTAGG GTACGTAATGAGAAAGCTCGGAGATACTTGAGCAGCATGCGAAAGAAAAAGCCAATTCCTCTCTCCCACAAGTTCCCTAATGCAGATCCTCTTGCTGTTCGTTTGTTAGAAAGGATGCTTGCATTTGAACCCAAGGATCGACCTAGTGCTGAAGAG GCCCTAGCTGATCCATATTTCAAGGGCTTGGCCAAAGTTGAAAGGGAGCCTTCCTCACAACCAGTTACCAAGATGGAATTTGAGTTTGAGAGACGTAGGATTACAAAGGAAGATGTTAGGGAGCTCATATACCGTGAAATTCTTGAGTACCATCCTAAAATGTTGAAAGAGTATTTGGAAGGATCAGAGCCAACTGGCTTCATGTATCCAAG TGCAGTTGACCATTTCAAGAAGCAGTTTGCTTTCCTTGAGGAGCACTATGGAAATGGTACGACTGCAGCTCCACTTGAGAGACAACATGCATCTTTGCCAAG GCCATGTGTCTTATATTCAGATAATTCAGTACAAAACTCAACAGATGTGACAGATAACTTATCTAAATGTTCCATCAAGGAAGCTGAGAAACCCCAAACAGAGAGAAGCTTTCCAATCCCTATGTCAAGGCTTCCCCCTCAAGTTCCTCAAAGCATCCAAG CAGGTGCTGCCAGACCTGGGAAAGTAGTTGGATCAGTACTGCGATACAACAATTGTGGGGCAGTAGCTGCAGGTGAGGCTCTTGAACAGCGAAGGATGGCTCGGAATCCTTCAGTTCCAACTCAGTATACTGCCACAAATTGCTCATATCCACGGAGAAATCCCGTCTGTAAAGATGATGAAGAAAATGAATTGCAGCCAAAACCCCAGTACATGGCTAGGAAAGTTGCTGCTGCCCAAGGTGGATCAAGAAGTCAGTGGTATTGA
- the LOC108475408 gene encoding mitogen-activated protein kinase 15 isoform X2 encodes MQPDQRRKSAADVDFFTEYGEGSRYRIEEVIGKGSYGVVCSAYDTHTGEKVAIKKINDIFEHVSDATRILREIKLLRLLRHPDIVEIKHILLPPSRREFKDIYVVFELMESDLHQVIKANDDLTPEHYQFFLYQLLRGLKYIHTANVFHRDLKPKNILANADCKLKICDFGLARVAFNDTPTAIFWTDYVATRWYRAPELCGSFFSKYTPAIDIWSIGCIFAELLTGKPLFPGKNVVHQLDLMTDLLGTPSAEAIARVRNEKARRYLSSMRKKKPIPLSHKFPNADPLAVRLLERMLAFEPKDRPSAEEALADPYFKGLAKVEREPSSQPVTKMEFEFERRRITKEDVRELIYREILEYHPKMLKEYLEGSEPTGFMYPSAVDHFKKQFAFLEEHYGNGTTAAPLERQHASLPRPCVLYSDNSVQNSTDVTDNLSKCSIKEAEKPQTERSFPIPMSRLPPQVPQSIQGAARPGKVVGSVLRYNNCGAVAAGEALEQRRMARNPSVPTQYTATNCSYPRRNPVCKDDEENELQPKPQYMARKVAAAQGGSRSQWY; translated from the exons ATGCAGCCTGATCAGAGAAGAAAG TCAGCTGCGGATGTAGATTTTTTCACTGAATATGGTGAGGGAAGCAGGTATAGAATAGAGGAAGTAATTGGAAAAGGAAGCTATGGTGTTGTTTGTTCAGCGTATGACACGCATACTGGAGAAAAGGTTGCAATTAAGAAAATCAATGATATATTTGAACATGTATCTGACGCCACCCGAATCCTCAGAGAGATTAAACTTCTCAGGCTCCTACGTCATCCAGACATTGTTGAGATCAAGCACATATTGTTGCCTCCTTCAAGAAGGGAATTTAAAGATATATATGTGGTATTTGAACTTATGGAATCTGATTTACACCAGGTTATCAAAGCAAATGATGATTTGACCCCAGAACACTACCAATTTTTTCTTTATCAGCTTCTTCGGGGCCTGAAATACATTCACACAG CTAATGTTTTTCATCGGGATCTAAAGCCCAAAAATATCTTAGCCAATGCTGATTGCAAACTGAAGATCTGTGATTTTGGACTTGCAAGAGTAGCTTTTAATGACACCCCCACTGCAATATTCTGGACG GACTATGTTGCAACAAGATGGTACAGGGCTCCGGAATTGTGTGGATCCTTTTTCTCCAAG TATACCCCAGCAATAGATATATGGAGCATTGGGTGCATCTTTGCTGAACTTCTAACAGGGAAACCTCTGTTTCCTGGAAAAAATGTTGTCCATCAATTGGATCTGATGACTGATCTTTTGGGAACACCATCTGCTGAAGCCATTGCTAGG GTACGTAATGAGAAAGCTCGGAGATACTTGAGCAGCATGCGAAAGAAAAAGCCAATTCCTCTCTCCCACAAGTTCCCTAATGCAGATCCTCTTGCTGTTCGTTTGTTAGAAAGGATGCTTGCATTTGAACCCAAGGATCGACCTAGTGCTGAAGAG GCCCTAGCTGATCCATATTTCAAGGGCTTGGCCAAAGTTGAAAGGGAGCCTTCCTCACAACCAGTTACCAAGATGGAATTTGAGTTTGAGAGACGTAGGATTACAAAGGAAGATGTTAGGGAGCTCATATACCGTGAAATTCTTGAGTACCATCCTAAAATGTTGAAAGAGTATTTGGAAGGATCAGAGCCAACTGGCTTCATGTATCCAAG TGCAGTTGACCATTTCAAGAAGCAGTTTGCTTTCCTTGAGGAGCACTATGGAAATGGTACGACTGCAGCTCCACTTGAGAGACAACATGCATCTTTGCCAAG GCCATGTGTCTTATATTCAGATAATTCAGTACAAAACTCAACAGATGTGACAGATAACTTATCTAAATGTTCCATCAAGGAAGCTGAGAAACCCCAAACAGAGAGAAGCTTTCCAATCCCTATGTCAAGGCTTCCCCCTCAAGTTCCTCAAAGCATCCAAG GTGCTGCCAGACCTGGGAAAGTAGTTGGATCAGTACTGCGATACAACAATTGTGGGGCAGTAGCTGCAGGTGAGGCTCTTGAACAGCGAAGGATGGCTCGGAATCCTTCAGTTCCAACTCAGTATACTGCCACAAATTGCTCATATCCACGGAGAAATCCCGTCTGTAAAGATGATGAAGAAAATGAATTGCAGCCAAAACCCCAGTACATGGCTAGGAAAGTTGCTGCTGCCCAAGGTGGATCAAGAAGTCAGTGGTATTGA